One Bacillus spongiae DNA window includes the following coding sequences:
- a CDS encoding alpha/beta hydrolase translates to MEEVSFQSLVDPLVKDVKMVYLDQRGCGRSQHDPQRNYSLPRLIEDMEEVREQLQIDKWFVMGHSFGGILATNYAYRYPERTKGLILINATLNMKASFQHLINKGLDQLGKRNEELVQEDSTKAIVENANKVIRTLIERKKYDQLQFVNEKNKQNVDQLDVGIQSDPHFQSTVFSSEEYFQNFTQLTAKINHPTLIISGEYDDAIGPHHYQAFQFKHAVVHQLKSAHHPYLENQEEFQNIINQYFKEHA, encoded by the coding sequence TTGGAGGAAGTCTCCTTTCAGAGCCTTGTAGACCCTCTTGTAAAGGACGTAAAAATGGTTTATTTAGATCAACGAGGCTGTGGGAGATCACAACATGACCCTCAACGAAATTATTCATTACCTAGACTCATAGAAGATATGGAGGAAGTGAGAGAACAGCTTCAAATTGATAAATGGTTTGTCATGGGGCATTCATTTGGTGGCATTCTTGCGACCAATTATGCTTACCGTTATCCAGAAAGAACGAAAGGGTTAATATTAATAAATGCGACATTGAATATGAAAGCTTCGTTTCAGCATTTAATTAACAAAGGCTTAGACCAATTAGGGAAGAGGAACGAGGAGCTCGTTCAAGAAGACAGTACGAAGGCAATTGTAGAAAATGCGAATAAGGTAATTAGAACATTAATAGAAAGAAAAAAATATGATCAATTGCAATTTGTTAATGAAAAAAATAAACAGAATGTAGATCAATTAGATGTGGGTATTCAGTCTGACCCTCATTTTCAAAGTACTGTCTTTTCATCGGAGGAGTACTTTCAAAATTTCACTCAATTGACAGCAAAAATCAATCACCCGACGTTAATTATCTCAGGAGAGTATGATGATGCTATTGGACCGCACCATTATCAAGCATTCCAGTTTAAACATGCGGTCGTTCATCAACTAAAAAGTGCTCATCATCCCTATTTAGAAAACCAAGAAGAATTTCAAAACATTATAAACCAATACTTTAAAGAACACGCCTAG
- a CDS encoding DUF2785 domain-containing protein: protein MGEILQLKKQLKQLKEENNRSYAENELNELLDKMLTNIGCVDSELRDHLIYGMFCKLIMGDNLNSEQLNYILETCLGENYLLYKIGEKQGDSVFTRSFSSLVIALLLEKDRLSPFLSEGIGRKAIHESIAYLMKEKDIRGYVEEKGWAHSVAHGADLLQQAILHPLFDLNKSSDCFYAIETCLLKPNVYTDDEDERLIFVIEAMLEKGVSENSLQYWISSLSEILEEIHVNEDYLSFYKKKVNVISFMKSLYFRLNRRNFSNKTLQIIEEVIETWHQKCYQ from the coding sequence ATGGGAGAAATATTACAATTAAAAAAACAGCTTAAACAATTAAAAGAAGAGAATAATCGTTCGTATGCTGAAAATGAACTGAATGAGTTGCTTGATAAAATGTTAACGAATATTGGTTGCGTTGATTCAGAACTAAGAGATCATCTTATTTATGGGATGTTTTGCAAACTTATTATGGGGGACAATCTTAATTCTGAACAATTAAATTATATTTTGGAGACATGTCTTGGAGAGAATTATCTATTATATAAGATTGGTGAAAAACAGGGTGATTCTGTTTTTACCCGATCGTTCTCTTCTTTAGTTATCGCTTTACTACTTGAAAAAGATCGCCTCAGCCCATTTCTTTCTGAAGGGATAGGAAGAAAAGCGATTCATGAAAGTATTGCTTATTTAATGAAAGAAAAGGATATTCGTGGGTATGTAGAAGAAAAAGGCTGGGCTCATAGTGTGGCCCATGGAGCAGATTTATTACAGCAAGCTATATTACATCCATTATTTGACTTAAATAAATCTAGTGATTGCTTTTACGCTATTGAAACTTGCTTATTGAAGCCAAATGTTTACACAGATGATGAAGATGAAAGGTTGATTTTTGTCATTGAAGCAATGCTTGAAAAAGGGGTAAGTGAAAATTCTTTACAATATTGGATTTCAAGCCTTTCAGAAATTTTAGAGGAAATACATGTAAATGAAGACTATTTATCTTTCTATAAGAAAAAGGTCAATGTTATATCCTTTATGAAATCACTTTATTTTCGATTAAATAGAAGGAACTTCTCAAATAAGACACTACAAATTATTGAAGAAGTGATCGAAACATGGCATCAAAAATGTTATCAATAA
- a CDS encoding aminoglycoside phosphotransferase family protein yields the protein MHQNRVNELLHLVKQESVQQFKVKSIVPLASGVENCVFKAKTEEWGEVVIRVPWIKNNESRKGLQKEYMLSNHCAKQGIPIPSIFLFYQSEQVDFLVQRFVSGELPEMAEGKMGELVNQLHHIEIVSNHEILYEDCHAFLSERIVKNNNLAMRKGNIHIPLPSVEELYAIFQSFPLKKRFLHMDIRKENMIYDADQIVALFDWTNAIMGDPVLELMRIDEYGLLNEDFINGYQNFEREMARVPTIVQLLYRYHTVAMLTNLFCFELKDLHQGEKTMKRLYELRNQVNQEFSW from the coding sequence ATGCATCAAAATCGAGTAAACGAATTACTCCATTTAGTTAAACAAGAAAGTGTACAACAATTCAAAGTGAAGTCGATTGTTCCATTAGCAAGTGGAGTGGAGAATTGTGTGTTTAAGGCGAAAACAGAAGAGTGGGGAGAGGTAGTGATAAGGGTGCCTTGGATAAAAAACAATGAATCTAGGAAAGGGCTTCAAAAAGAATACATGCTTAGTAATCATTGTGCTAAACAGGGAATCCCCATCCCCTCGATTTTTCTATTTTATCAGAGTGAACAGGTTGATTTTCTTGTTCAGCGATTTGTTTCTGGAGAACTACCCGAAATGGCTGAGGGAAAAATGGGAGAATTAGTAAACCAACTTCATCATATTGAAATCGTATCGAATCATGAGATTTTGTACGAGGATTGCCACGCTTTTCTTTCAGAGAGAATCGTAAAAAATAACAATCTAGCTATGAGGAAAGGGAACATACATATACCACTCCCCTCTGTTGAGGAACTATACGCAATTTTTCAATCGTTTCCATTAAAAAAACGATTTCTACATATGGATATCCGTAAGGAAAATATGATTTATGATGCTGATCAAATTGTCGCATTATTTGATTGGACCAATGCAATTATGGGAGATCCAGTGCTGGAATTAATGCGTATTGATGAATATGGACTGTTAAATGAAGATTTTATCAATGGGTATCAAAATTTTGAAAGGGAAATGGCAAGGGTCCCAACAATTGTACAGTTATTGTATCGTTACCATACAGTTGCCATGTTGACCAATTTATTTTGTTTTGAGTTAAAGGACTTACATCAAGGTGAAAAAACGATGAAGAGACTATATGAGCTTCGTAATCAAGTGAATCAAGAATTTAGCTGGTAA